In Burkholderia lata, the DNA window CGGCGGTCGACGAGACGCACGATCTCGAAGCCGTCCGGCACGCGGATCAGCGTCGGGTTGACCTGGCCCGGGCGCAGCTTCGACGCGGCGTCGACGACGTCCGCCGGCAGCGCGCTCGGCGCCTTGAAGCCGAGGTCACCGCCCTTCTTCGCGTCGTTCGCTTCCGAATTGTTCTTCGCGAGCTTCTCGAAATCGGCGCCCGACTTCGCCTGCTGCAGCAACGCGTCAGCCTTCTTCTGCGCGGCTTCGATGTCGGCCTGCGGCGCGTTGGTCGGCGCCTTGATGAAGATGTGCTGGAAGCGCAGGTCCTGCTGCTGCGACGCGTTCGGCCCGCGCTGGCTCGCGATGTAGTTCGCGACTTCGGCGTCCGACACGGTGATCTTGCCGTCGACCTCGCGCTCGCGCAGCTTCGACAGCATCAGTTCGGTGCGCGCGTCGCTCGTGAAGACGCTCCAGGGCACGCCTTGCGCCTCGAGACGCCCGCGGTACTGCTCGAGCGTCATGCCGTTCGCCTGCGCGAGACGCTGCAGCGTGGACTGCACGGTCGCGTCGTCGATGCGGATCCCGTCGTCCTTGGCCTTCTGCACCTGGATACGTTCGAGCACCATCTGGTTCAGCACCTGCGCGCGCAACTGGTCGGTCGGCGGCACGGGGGCATTCTGCTGCTGCAGCCGGCGCGCGATCAGGCCGGCACGCTGGTCAAGTTCGCGGCCCGTGATCACGTCGTTGTTGACGACCGCGACGACTTCGTCGGCGAGCTGCGCACCTTGCGAACCGAGCGCCTGCGCCGCGGCCGGCGCGGCGGCGAGCAGCGCGGAGGCCGCAGCGAGGCTGGACACGACTGCCGCGAAACGAAGGGTTTTCTTCATTGCCACTGGAACTCCATTGAAATCGTGCTGACCGGTGCAGACAAGCCGGCGTTACTCGTAGTTGCTGAAGCGGGACATCGGCGGCGGCGGCGGCGGCAGCGGCGTGTAGCCCGGCACCCCGGCGCGGAATGCGGACACGAGGCCGTTATCGACGGTCGACAGGCCCTTGAGCGTCAGCTGCATCATGACTCGCGTCGACGAGTTCTGCTGTCCCGACGAATTGATGCCGTTCGCTGCCCGTTGCACCCCGACCCCGAGCGCCCAGCAGTCCGCGTCGTATTGTAAGCCGACCAGACCGTCGACTACGCGATCGCCCGCGAGGTCGTAGTTGAAGCGGCCGATCGCATACAGGCGGCGCGTGAGCGGCCATTGCGCGGAGATCAGGAACTGGTTGATCGGCTGGTTGTCGAGCGTGGTGTTCGATCGCGTGTAGCGGTAGCCGACGTTGATCACGCGGCGCTCGCCCGGGCTGTAGCCGAAACCGACGCTCGACTTCACGAGCTGGTTGTTGTTCTGGTTGTACTGGAACGCCGTCTCCGACATGAAGCCCGAGCCGAGCTTCAGCGCGGCGCCGACGATCAGGTCCGAGTGGCGCGCCTGCACGGCGGACTGCCCGGAATTCAGCGTGACGCGCTGATCGGCGAAGTAGTACTGCTGCGCGATCACGAAGCGCGCACGCTCGTCGCCGGTGCGCGGATCGATGAAGCGCGACGTCAGGCCGGCCGTGATCCGGTTCGCATCGGCGATCCGGTCGTTGCCGACGAACGTGTTCGGCTGGTAGATCTCCGCGAGGCCGAAGTCCGATTCCGCGGAGTCGAACAGCGGGGCGTTCGACTGGTCGCGATACGGCGTGTACACGTAGTACAGGCGCGGCTCGAGGGTCTGGATGAAGTCCTGGCCGAACAGGCGCACCGAGCGGTCGAAGATCAGCCCCGTATCGAAGCTCACGGTCGGGATCGACTCGGTGAAGCGCTTCGGGCTGTTCGGCGTGGTCGACGACAGGTAGTTCAGGTCGTACGACGCGAAGTGGTACTGGACCTTCGGCACGACGAAATAGCCGGGGCCGTACACGCCGTATGCGATATACGGATTGAAGACGATCCGGTCGCCTTCGGTCGCATCGGCCGTCGTGATGCGGAACCGCGAATAGTCGGCTTCCGCGCCGAAGTCGAAGCCGCCGACGTTGTACTTCGTGTACTTCACGTTCAACTGCGGCTCGCGGCTGTAAGGCGCGATCGACGGCGGCAGCGTCTGCCAGTGCTGGTAGCGCGCGAGCACCGACCACGGGCCGTTGTTGTACGTGAGGCCTGCTTCCTGCTGGTACAGCGTCTGCGTCCCGTTGACGAACTGGTTCGTCGACCCGAGGTCTTCCGGATACGTAGTGTCCGAGACCTTGTTGTAGTAGACGTAGCCGCCGAAGCCGCCGCCGAAGTTCTGCTGGTGCTGCCAGTAGATCGCGTAACGGTTGCGGTGCGCGAGCCGGTCATCCGGCAGGTAATTCGCCGTAAACGTGCCCGAATACGACGGCGACAGGTAGCGGAACGTCGCCTCGGTCATCACGCCGCGCCGCGAGATGATGCGTGGCGTGAGCGTCAGGTCGCGGTTCGGCGCGATGTTGAAGTAGTACGGCAGCGACAGTTCGAAGCCGTTGCTCGAGTTCATCGCGAACGTCGGCGGCAGCAGGCCGCTGCGCCGCTCGCCCGACAGCGGGAACGTCATCCACGGGCTCGCGAAGATCGGCACGCCCTGGAAGAACAGCACGCCGTTACGCGCGGTGCCTTCGTCGGCGCCCGTATCGAAGTCGAAGCGGCTGCCCTTGATGTACCACGCGGGGTTCGTCGAGCACTGGCACGCGGTGTAGGTGCCGTTGACGAACACCGAGCGCTCGTTGTCGACCATGTCGACGCGTTCCGCGCTGCCCGACCCGCCCGTCATGTTGAAGTGATACTTCGGCGCCGTCATGAAGCCCTGGTTCGCCTCGATCTTCAGGTGCGCCTCGGGGCCCGCGAACGACGTGCCGGAATTGTTGATCCTGACCTGGCCGTACGCATCGGCCATGTCGGTATCCTGATCGTAGTGGATCGCGTCGGCCTTCACGACCACGTCACCGCGCCGCAGTTCGGCCGAACCCTTCGCGGCAAGATCCTGCTCGGCCGTGCCGCTCGTGTGGTCGGCGATCACGAAGGCGGCGGGCTTCGCGCCGTCCTTCAGCGGGCGATCCTCGAGCTGGGGCGCGAGACGCAGATCCCACGGCGAGTCGAGCGGCTGCGGCTGCGCGGCCGCGCCCGACAGCTGCGCGTACGACACGGCCGGCACGAGGCCAGGCACGGCCAGGAGCGCGAGCGCGAGCCGCCGTTTGCGCGGCGCCCCGTCACCGGGGAAAACATTCGGGAATAGCGGTTTGGGCGGCATCTATCGTTTGGCGAATCGCCCCTTGTCAACCGCGCCGTCGCGGCACATTCGCGCGCGGCGGGCCGCACCGTCGCACCGCGACTGCGGCTGAGCGCAAACCGGGGAGGCGTTCGGGTGACGGCGCGACAGGCGGCGGGCCTGCACGGCGGAAAGCTGACGCGGGGCGCGTCAAAAAAGTCGTGGGGTATTATATGGCAAGACGTTCCCCCCTCCTCCGAGTTTCATGACGCCCCCATCCGCCGCATCCCAGCCCGACACCCGCCTCGAAGCGCTCACCGCGTGGCTGCACCCGCTCGCCGAACGCTATGCGCTCGACCTGTCGACCCTCGCGCCCGCATCGTCGGACGCCAGTTTCCGCCGCTATTTCCGTGTCGCATCGGCCACGAGCGCCGGCGGCACGCTGATCGCCGTCGACGCGCCGCCGCCCGAGAAGTGCCGCGAATTCGTCCAGGTCGCGCAACTGCTCGCCGCGGCCGGCGACCACGTGCCGGACGTGCTGGCCCACGATTTCGATGCAGGTTTCATGCTCGTGACCGATCTCGGCCGCACGTCGTACATCTCGGTGCTCGATCCGGCCGACCCGGCCGCCGCGAAGCCGCTGATGCGCGCGGCGCTCGACGCACTGATCCGCTTCCAGCTCACGTCGGCGCCCGACGTGCTGCCGCCGTTCGACGAGGCATTCCTGCGCCGCGAGATGGAGCTGATGCCCGAATGGTTCGTCGGCCGCCACCTCGGCAAGCCCGTCACCGACGCGATGCGCGGCACGCTCGACCGCACCTTCGCGCTGCTGGTCGCCAGCGCGCACGCGCAGCCGCAGGGTTTCATGCTGCGCGATTTCATGCCGCGCAACCTGATGGTGTGCGAGCCGAACCCGGGCATCCTCGACTTCCAGGACGCCGTCTACGGGCCGCTGACGTACGACGTCGTGTCGCTGCTGCGCGATGCCTTCATCAGCTGGGACGAGGAGTTCGAGCTCGACTGCTTCGCGTACTACTGGGAAAAGGCGAAAAAGGCCGGCCTGCCGGTCGACCCCGATTTCGGCGAGTTCTACCGCCAGCTCGAATGGATAGGGCTGCAGCGCCACATCAAGGTGCTCGGCCTGTTCGCGCGGATCAATTACCGCGACGGCAAGCCGCACTACCTGAACGACCTGCCGCGCTTCATCGCCTATGCGCGCAAGGTCGCGCTGCGCTACCGCCCGCTCGTGCCGTTCGCGAAGCTGCTCGACGAGCTCGAGGGCAGCGCGCCGGCCGACGTGGGCTACACCTTCTGATCGCTCCGACTCTCCTGACACCCGGCCGAACATGAGCACCACCCTGACCACGGCGATGATCTTCGCCGCCGGGCGCGGCGAACGGATGCGCCCGCTCACCGACACCCGCCCGAAGCCGCTGCTCGAAGCGGGCGGCAAGCCGCTGATCGTGTGGCAGATCGAAGCGCTCGCCCGCGCGGGCATCGAGACGATCGTGATCAACCACGCGTGGCTCGGCGAGCAGATCGAGGCTGCGCTCGGCGACGGCTCGCGCTGGGGCGTGCGGCTCGTGTATTCGGCCGAGGGCGAGGCACTGGAAACCGCGGGCGGCATCGCACAGGCGTTGCCGCTGCTCGAGCACGACGGGCAGCCGGCCGTGTTCGCGGCGGTCAGCGGCGACGTGTACTGCGCGTTCGACTACCGGTCGCTCGCACCGCGCGCCGCCCGGATGGCCGCGCTCGACGCACCGGCGATGCACCTCGTGATGGTGCCGAACCCGCCGTTCCACCCGGCCGGCGACTTCGCGCTCGGCGACGACGGCCGCCTTGCGCTCGACGGCGCCGCGCGCTTCACGTTCGGCAACATCGGCCTGTACGACACGCGGATGTTCCGCGATCTCGCGCCCGGCACGCGGCGCGCGCTGACGCCGTACTATCGCGCGGCGATCGAGGCCGGCCGCGCGAGCGGCGAACTGTATGAAGGAATCTGGGAGAACGTCGGCACGCCCGCGCAGCTCGGCGAGCTGGATGCGCGGCTGCGCGCCGTGAAGTGACCGGCTGACGGGTCGTCGGGCCGATCGATCAGACGGCTGGTGAGCTGACGGGCGGGTTGGCCGGCAAACCGGCCGGGTCGGCCTGGCTGATCAATAGGTTAGCCGGCCCCGAGCCTGCCCGCCCCTCCTGCCCGCCCGACTCCCGCGCATCAGGCACGCCGCCTTCCCGCTGCGCGCCCCCGTGCGCGGCACCGCCGCTCACGCGGCTTCCGCCTCTTCCCCGCCCGCCGCCGCACGCTGCTGCTGCAGCGCCCACATCTGTGCATACAACCCGTCGGCACGCACGAGTTCGTCGTGCGTGCCACGCTCGACGATCCGCCCGTGGTCCATCACGAGGATCTGCTGCGCATGCACGACCGTCGACAGCCGGTGCGCGATCACGAGCGTCGTGCGATGCCGCGCGATCTGGTCGAGTTCGTGCTGGATCGCGCGCTCCGAGCGCGAATCGAGCGCCGACGTCGCTTCGTCGAACAGCAGCACCGGCGGATCCTTCAACAGCGTGCGCGCGATCGCGACGCGCTGCTTCTCGCCGCCCGACAGCTTCAGCCCGCGCTCGCCGACCGGCGTGTCATAACCCTTCGGCAGGCTTTCGATGAAATCGTGGATGTGCGCGGCGCGTGCGGCCGCGATCACCTCGTCGCGAGTCGCGGTCGGCCGGCCGTACGCGATGTTGTAGTAGATCGAGTCGTTGAACAGCACGGTGTCCTGCGGGACGATCCCGATCGACGCGCGCAGCGAGTCCTGCCTGACGTCGCGGATATCCTGCCCGTCGATCCGGATCGCACCGCCCGCCTGCCGGTCGAGATCGTAGAAGCGGAACAGCAGCCGCGACAGCGTCGACTTCCCGGAGCCGCTGTGGCCAACCACCGCGGTCGTCGTGCCCGCGTCGATCGTGAACGACACGTCGTGCAGGATCTGCCGCGCCGGCTCGTACGCAAAATTCACGTGCTCGAAGCGCACCTGCGCGCCGGCCACCGCGAGCGGCTGCGCATCGGGCAGGTCGGCCACTTCCTTCGCGGCCGACAGCAGCCCGAACATCCGGTCCATGTCGGTGAGGCTCTGCTTCAGCTCGCGATAGACGACGCCGAGAAAGTTCAGCGGGATGTACAGCTGCAGCATGAACGTGTTGATCAGCACCAGATCGCCGAGCGTCAGCTTGCCCGCGAGCACGCCCTGCGTCGCGCGCCACAGGATGAACACGAGCCCCGTGCCGATGATCGCCTGCTGGCCGAAGTTCAGCACCGACAGCGAATTCTGCGAGCGAATCGCGGCCTTCCGGTAGCGCTTCAGGTTCTCGTCGTAGCGCTGCGCTTCCCACTCTTCGTTGCCGAAATACTTGACCGTCTCGTAGTTGATCAGCGAATCGATCGCCCGCGAATTCGCGCGCGAATCGAGCTCGTTCATCGTGCGACGGAAATGCGTGCGCCAGTTGGTGACTTTCACCGTGAACACGATGTACGTGACCAGCGCCGCGAACGTCACGTACGCGTAATAGGCCTCGTACTTGACCACGAAGAAGCCGAGCACGAGCCCGACCTCGACGAGCGTCGGCAGGATGCTATACAGCGAATACGAAATCAACTGCTGGATGCCGCGCGTGCCGCGCTCGATGTCGCGCGACATGCCGCCGGTCTGGCGCTCCAGGTGAAACCGCAGCGACAGCCCGTGCAGGTGCCGGAACACCTGCAGCGCGAGCTGGCGCACCGCGCTCTCGGTGACCTTCGAGAACAGGATCTCGCGCAGCTCGGTAAACAGGGAAGTGGACAGCCGCACGAGCGCATACGCGACGACCAGCAGCCCCACGCCGCCCGCAAGCACGATGCCGGCCGACTGTTCGGCGCGGCCGATCGCGGTGATCTGCTGGACGTAGGACAGGTGGTCGACGATGCGCTTCATCACGACCGGCACGCCGAGGTTCGCGACCTTCGCGCCGATCAGGCAGCCGAGGGCGAGCGCGACGCGCCATTTGTAGGTGGTCAGGTACGGCAGCAGCGACCGGATGGTCTGCCAGTCGTTGCGGGGCCCGGTTGAAGCCGGCGCGGGCTCACCGGAAGCAGGAAATCGGCGCATGGGGGGAAGGATCGGCGGCGGTGCCGGACGCGTGCGACGGCGGCCGGCTCGCTCACTTTCTCGTACAATTTGCGAACGTTGTATTGTCGCAGAAGCCGCTTCGCGCCGCTGCCGGCGCCCTCGCCGGCCGGCATGCGCGCGGCGGCGTATTTATTACAGGATGAAAGCCCCCGTCATGACCGATTCGACCCTCGAACTCCCGCAAAAGCAGCCCGCGCTGCGCGTCGTCCCGCAACCGCACGACGCGAACGTCCACGGCGACGTGTTCGGCGGCTGGATCATGTCGCAGGTCGACATCGCCGGCTCGATCCCCGCGAGCCAGCGCGCGAACGGTCGCGTCGCGACGGTCGCGGTCAACTCGTTCGTGTTCAAGCAGCCGGTGTTCGTCGGCGATCTGCTGAGCTTCTACGCGACCATCACGCGCACCGGCAATACGTCGATCACGGTCGACGTCGAGGTGTACGCGCAGCGCATGCGCCTGATGGGCGAAGTCGTAAAGGTCACCGAAGCGACGCTCACCTACGTCGCGACCGGCACCGACCGCAAGCCGCGGCAACTGCCACCGCTCTGACGGGCGAGCGCCGCACGGCGGCGCTTCCCCCTGCCTTCGGCCAGCTCAGTGCGTGGCCGTCAGCCCGAACTCCCGCATCGCGGGCAGGAAATCGTGGTTCAGCTTCGGCTTGCGCGACAGCTTCACCAGCACGTAGCGCTGGAACGGCGCGAGCCGCTGCCACTGCGCAAGCTCGGGCGCCATCAGCCCGGCCAGCGCGCTCTGCTGTACGAGCGACTCCGGCACGATGTCGGTGGCGCGCCAGGTCGGCTGCTCGTCCGGCTGGAACCACGATGGTTCCAGATCCGCGTGCGTGCGCAGCATTTCGAACAGCGCGTGATCGAAGTTGGGCTCGATCGCGGTGTCGTCGTCGGCCGGAAAGCGCGCGAGCAGCTTGCGGTCCTCGAGCGGCAGCAACTGCCACTGCTCCAGTGAAATCCGCAGACCAAAACGGTCGAGATTGAAACGCACGATCATCGGGATGTACGTGAAGTTTTCCGATGAATCGTGTTCGAAGGTGAATAGCAGTGGAGCGTCGCTGAGTCCCATGATCGTTACCTGACGTGGCGGATACCGGCGCGGCCGGCTTGCCTGAGGTATTTTAGAACCTCTGCGCGCGGGCGGCGGATACGATTGCCGCCGGCCTCGCGCCGAATCAACGGGAGTGCTCGTGAATCCGACCGAATCCGGTGACATGCGCGACGAACCGCGCGGCGCGATCGAACTGTCCGTGCGCCGCACGCGCGGCGGCGCCGTCGAAACCGCCCACGACTACGTGGGCCAGGAATGGCCCGTCGCGCTCGTCTTCAACGGCATCTCGCATGCGGTGATGATGTGTACGCCGTGCGACCTCGAAGCATTCGCGGTCGGTTTCGCGATCTCGGAAGGGATCGTCGCGCGCGGCAGCGACATCAAGGACATCGACGTGATCCTGCACGCCGACGCGCCGCTGCCACACGCGGAAGTCCACCTGGAAGTCGTCCAGCAGGCGTTCGCCGCGCTGAAGGATCGGCGCCGCGCGCTCGCGGGGCGCACCGGCTGCGGCGTATGCGGGATCGAAAGCATCGACCTGCTCGACCTCGCGCCCGAACGCGTGCCCGATACGGGCTTTCTTGCGCGCCTCGCACCCGACGCGCTGACGCGCGCCGCGCAGGCGCTGCCGGCCCACCAGGCGCTCACGCGGCTCACGGGCGGCCTGCATGCGGCTGCGTGGTGCGACGCAACAGGCGCGATCCGGATGGCGTTTGAAGATGTTGGCCGCCACAACGCACTCGACAAGCTGATCGGCTCGCTCGTGCTGTCGCGCGCCGACGCGACCGACGGCTTCGTGTTCCTGTCTAGCCGCGCGAGCTACGAGCTCGTGCGCAAGGCCGCACGGGTCGGCATCCCGCTGGTGGCAACCATCTCCGCGCCGTCGTCGCTCGCGATCGAGATCGCGAAAGCGGCCGGCTTGCGGCTCGTCAGCTTCTGCCGCGAAACCGGCCACGTCGACTACGGCACGGCCTGATCGCGCTCGCGGGAGTGCGCCGGCGGTCCGCCGCCGGCGTGCCCCGCTCCGTCAGTCGAACTGACGGAAATCCGGCTTGCGCTTCTCGAAGAACGCCGTCATCGCCTCGCGCGCTTCCGGTGCGCGCAGCATCGCGGCGAAGTGGCCCGCTTCCTCGGCCATCCGCGCCTGCGTCGCCACACCGCCCGTATCCTTGAGCAGCGCCTTCGTCACGCGCAGCGATGCCGCCGGCAGTGCCGCGAGCTTCGCCGCCTGCTTCGCCGCGAACGCGTCGAGCTCGGCCGCCGGCAGCACGCGGTTGACGATGCCGATCCGGTGCGCTTCCAGCGCGTCGAACGCCTCGCCGAGCAGCAGCTTCTCGGCCGCCACCTGATGGCCGGCCAGACGCGGCAGCAGCACGCTCGACGCAGCTTCCGGGCACAGCCCGAGCTGCGTGAACGGCAGCGAGAACGTCGCGGTGTCGGCCGCGTAGACCAGGTCGCAGTGCAGCAGCATCGTTACGCCGACGCCGATCGCCAGGCCCGGCACCGCAGCCACGATCGGCTTGCTCGCGCTGCTGATCCGCGCGAGAAACTGGAACACCGGCGCGGTGTCGTCCTTCGGCGGCGACTTCAGGAAATCCTCGAGATCGTTCCCCGCGGTGAAGTTGCCGTCGCCACCGCGCAGCAGGACCACGCGAACCGCCTTGTCTTCCTGCGCTTCGGCGAGTGCGTCGGCCATCGTCTGGTACATCGCCGCCGTCAGCGCGTTCTTCTTCGCCGGGCGCGCGATCGTGATCGTCATCACGCCATCGGCGCGTTCCACTTGAATTTCGGCCACAACCGTCTCCTTTGACTTTCCTCTATCGGAATGAAAAAACGGTGCGCGAGCTCGTGGCCCGCGCACCGTCGTCGCTCTTGTCCCGCTCCGCTTACAGGCGTTCGATGATGCCTGCGGCGCCCATGCCGGTGCCGACGCACATCGTGACCATCCCGTACTTCAGGTTACGGCGACGCAGGCCGTGCACGACGGTCGCCGCGCGGATCGCGCCGGTCGCGCCGAGCGGGTGGCCGAGTGCGATCGCGCCGCCCATCGGGTTGACCTTCGACGGGTCGAGGCCGAGATCGCGCATCACCGCCAGCGATTGCGCGGCGAACGCTTCGTTCAGCTCGATCCAGTCGAGATCGTCCTGCTTCAGGCCGGCGGCCTTCAGCGCGGCCGGAATCGCTTCCTTCGGACCGATGCCCATGATTTCCGGCGGCACGCCACGCACCGCGAAGCTCACGAAGCGCGCGAGCGGCGTCAGGTTGAATTCCTTGAGCACCTTCTCCGACACGACGAGCAGCGCGCCCGCGCCGTCCGACGTCTGCGAGCTGTTGCCGGCCGTGACCGAGCCCTTGTTCGCGAACACCGTGCGCAGCTTCGCGAGGCCTTCGATCGACGTATCCGCACGCGGACCTTCGTCGAGCGCGATCTCGCGCGTCTTCACGTCGACTTCACCCGTCGCGAGGTTCGGGAAACGCTCGGTGATCGTGTACGCGGCGATCTCGTCGTTGAACTCGCCAGCCTGCTGGGCGGCAAGCGCCTTGCGGTGCGACTCGACCGAGAACGCGTCCTGGTCTTCGCGGCTAACCTTCCATTGCTCCGCGACGCGCTCGGCCGTCAGGCCCATCCCGTACGCGATGCCGAAGTCTTCATTGCGATCGAAGATGTGCGGCGACATCGACGGCTTGTTGCCCATCATCGGCACCATGCTCATCGATTCGCAACCACCCGCGAAGATCGCGTCCGATTCGCCGACGCGAATGCGGTCGGCCGCCATGGCCAGCGCCGTGATGCCCGACGCGCAGAAGCGGTTGACCGTCACGCCGCCGACCGTCTGCGGCAGGCCTGCGAGCAGCGCACCCATCCGCGCGACGTTCAGGCCCTGCTCGGCTTCCGGAATCGCGCAACCGATGATCGCGTCTTCGATCAGCTTCGTGTCGAAGCCCGGCACCTGCGCCACCGCCGACTTCAGCGCGTGGACCAGCAGCTCGTCCGGGCGCGTGTTCTTGAAGACACCGCGCGGGGCCTTGCCGATCGGCGTGCGGCTGGCGGCGACGATGTATGCGTCTTGCAATTGTTTGCTCATTTGAGACTCCTTGCCTTATCCGCTCGCTCAGTTACGCACCGGCTTGCCGGTCTGCAACATGCCCATGATCCGTTCCTGCGTCTTCTGCGTGCCGAGCAGCTCGACGAACGCACGACGCTCCAGCGCGAGCAGCCACTGCTCGTCGACCAGGCTGCCGGCTTCGACGTCGCCGCCGCACACGGCTTCGGCGATGCGGCTCGCGATCAGGTAGTCGTGGTCGCTGATGAAGCGGCCGTCACGCATGTTGACGAGCGATGCCTTGATCGTCGCGATCGCCGAACGGCCTGCGACCGGCACGTCCTTCGCGCGCAGCGGTGCGCGATAGCCGGTTGCGGCCAGCGCACGCGCTTCCTTCTTCGCGGTGTCGAGCAGTTCGAATACGTTGAAGATGATCGTGTCGGACGGCTTCACGTAGCCCATCGCACGCGCATCGTGCGCGGACGCCGACACCTTCGCCATCGCCGCGTTCTCGAACGACTTCGTGACGAACTTCAGGATGTCGGTGGTCGCGTTCGCAGCCGTTGCGGCATCCGCTGCGCGCAGCGCCGCTTCCTTCAGGCCGCCGCCCGCCGGCACGAGGCCGACACCCACTTCGACGAGACCGATGTAGCTCTCGACGTGCACGACGCGCTTCGCGCTGTGCAGCATCAGCTCGCACCCGCCGCCGAGCGCGATGCCCGACACGGCCGCGACGACCGGCACGTTCGCGTACTTCACGCGCAGCATGCCTTCCTGGAACTTCTTCACGAACGGCTCGATGCCCTTCGCGCCGCCCATCATGAACGCGGGCATCGCCTCTTCGAGGTTCGCGCCGGCCGAGAACGGGCCGCCCGGCGTGCCGAGCTTCAGCGACGTCGGCTGCCAGATCACCACGCCCTTGTAGTCCTTCTCCGCGA includes these proteins:
- a CDS encoding enoyl-CoA hydratase, which produces MAEIQVERADGVMTITIARPAKKNALTAAMYQTMADALAEAQEDKAVRVVLLRGGDGNFTAGNDLEDFLKSPPKDDTAPVFQFLARISSASKPIVAAVPGLAIGVGVTMLLHCDLVYAADTATFSLPFTQLGLCPEAASSVLLPRLAGHQVAAEKLLLGEAFDALEAHRIGIVNRVLPAAELDAFAAKQAAKLAALPAASLRVTKALLKDTGGVATQARMAEEAGHFAAMLRAPEAREAMTAFFEKRKPDFRQFD
- a CDS encoding acetyl-CoA C-acyltransferase, encoding MSKQLQDAYIVAASRTPIGKAPRGVFKNTRPDELLVHALKSAVAQVPGFDTKLIEDAIIGCAIPEAEQGLNVARMGALLAGLPQTVGGVTVNRFCASGITALAMAADRIRVGESDAIFAGGCESMSMVPMMGNKPSMSPHIFDRNEDFGIAYGMGLTAERVAEQWKVSREDQDAFSVESHRKALAAQQAGEFNDEIAAYTITERFPNLATGEVDVKTREIALDEGPRADTSIEGLAKLRTVFANKGSVTAGNSSQTSDGAGALLVVSEKVLKEFNLTPLARFVSFAVRGVPPEIMGIGPKEAIPAALKAAGLKQDDLDWIELNEAFAAQSLAVMRDLGLDPSKVNPMGGAIALGHPLGATGAIRAATVVHGLRRRNLKYGMVTMCVGTGMGAAGIIERL